In the genome of Odontesthes bonariensis isolate fOdoBon6 chromosome 20, fOdoBon6.hap1, whole genome shotgun sequence, the window GATGGTAATCTGATACAGAGAGTCAGATTACAGGACGGCATAAAACAGAGGAAACATGACACTTCAAGGCGGGCTGAGGGTATAGAAATCAGCTTTATGTTACTTCTTTTAAAGAGTTGAGTTGTcttcaaatgaataaatatatttctGTGTATTTCATAAACCAAGCGTGAGTCTGGGTTTTAGGAATTTTgctatttaaatttaaaatagaAGCTTTAGTAACTTTGCAGATTCCGAGTAAACATTGTATAACCCTGAACAGGGGTGATGCAGAACTAGGTGGGGTATTCCCAAAAAAATTCTTCTTGTAGAGCATAATGGTTTGAATCATAGCACACATACAACACATTGTAACACATTTCCTTCTCATTTCTCTGTCCTTTGTGCATCTTCTTTTATATAAACATCACTGTAAAGTGTTTTCTGAGAGCTCTGTATGTACGTAAAATCCACTAACTTTGTGAATCCTCGTGTGGATTTGAGAAGCCACCGGCGGCTGTTGACTGCAGAGCAGCTGAAGGTGGGTGCATTCCTGAGGCTAAATGCTTTATATGCAACAGATTATCAAACAGGAGTGAGTCCAAATGTTCCAACAGAAGAAGCAGAAGCAAAGCAAAACATCTTTTTGTGTTTAAGGGGaatgaaagacttttttttctttttggcagGGAGCTTATGACAGTTTACGCAGAGGGAAAGGCCTGAAGGGTTGAACGTTGTTCGCATCGAGCCAGCTTTAAACCTGAAGATTTGGCAACGTGGACAAAGATATTTTGGTGCCAGGTTGAATTTAAATGTATGCTGAATTCTGCAATGAAACAGAAAGACTTAAGAAGATATTATGCCAATTTCACCTGGATGACAACAGTTTCAATGAGGTGTTTCAGTGTAAATTGTTGTTGCTAGTTAcagataaaatgaataaaaacacagcCCCTGAAGACGCAAATCATTAACACAAACTGGCTCCATCTTTTTGTTTAGTTATCACTTTCCTGCCCTTTTTCCATGACTTCTACTAAATAGCTGCCATCTATTTCTATCAGATTTATTGTCTTACATTTTCTTCTGTAGTCTCCTGTACATTCGCCCACGTGTATCCTGAATCTCAGATATTTTTGTGAGTACCTTTGCTCTAGATTTATTTTTGTGCGTGCTTTTAACCttgttgcatttctttttttcttttgctaatTGTCCATctcgttttgtttttattttggggGATTTTCACTTTCTTGGGTGTTCACTAGGTGCTGTGCCATTTCACATCAGTGTAGTCTTGTTTTGCATCTTTGTCAACTTTTTGGTTGTGCTGCTGTGAAATGTCTGTGTTGTCAGTTAGCAGCTTTTTGTAGCAGTTGTGCAcatcttcatgtttttttttttcacaaattgaATCCATTTTAACTTTGTGAGTGCTTTTGTAGTTAAGATCGTCCTTGTGTTGCTGCTGACCTGATGCACCACCTGGTGGCTGTTCAATAAAACGCCTGATGAGTAAAAGGAATCATTTCTGTTAAAGAGCATCATCTCGtttcacttaaaggggaactccggggcatttgaagcgtgtttccattgctaggggttgtcaaatagtgatagtaggacacagagaggtgcgtatctgcgctccctgtgtgaagatcgcgctgtccgcacagcatgtcatgcgaggctaatacgtggtggctaaggggcaagcgctaacccttccacgtaaaacaacaacttgcacactgcagaaacgtcacaccactttataaaccatccgacaataaagtcacaagccttaccatcaaaaccatatgcatggttctcacattactggcatggggacgttacaaaacaactttataaacagcatgtcactcaccggctggttgtaggctcgcgcatgtgaaagcccaaaagagtcgatggagaataatcccatatacaaaacaattatcttctctagaaaaactgcgttcaagtatttaaaacattacaacaatacttgcccagtaatattcttgtaatgtttgaaatacttgaacgcagtttttctagagaatataattgttttgtatatgggattattctccatcgactcttctgggctttcacatgcgcgagcctacaaccagccggtgagttacatgctgtttataaagttgttttgtaacgtccccatgccagtaatgtgagaaccatgcatatggttttgatggtaaggcttgtgactttattgtcggatgggttataaagtggtgtgacgtttctgcagtgtgcaagttgttgttttacgtggaagggttagcgcttgccccttagccaccacgtattagcctcgcatgacatgctgtgcggacagagcgatcttcacacagggagcgcagatacgcacctctctgtgtcatactatcattatttgacaacctctagcaatggaaacacgcttcaaatgccccggagttcccctttaatgaaaGTGGTTTTAAAAGCCTAAAATAATGCGACTGTAGTTTTGTTGGGCAGCTTTAGATTTAGTCAGGTGTAACTAATAAACTTAGTAAAGTgtccagtcaaaaataataGAAAACCCTTATAAAAGTAAATAGTGGTTTTCTATCAAATTTGAAAGACACTAATGCGGTTACTTTCTATGGAGAATCATCAACAAAATGTTTGATAgtgtgaaaataaattaaggaaCATTTCActtgatgaaatgcactgatgAACCAAATAAGAGGAGGAGGTATTTCAGTGAATATTGTTTGGAGAatgcagtaaaaaaaagaaaaaaaagaaagacgactgttttttttttttacatttattctcCTGCTGACAAACAGACAGCTTTAGAGCTCTGCCACAGCTTTTCACTCGTCTGCCTCCGACTCCTCGTCATCCTGACTGATCTGGAAGTAACGCAGCTCATACGTCTCCTTGTCGGACGCCACCACTCTCAGCCAGTCACGGAGGTTGTTCTTCTTCAGGTACTTCTTTGTCAGGTACTTCAGATACCTGGTGAAGGGAGCGAAGGGGTCATTATCTGGAAAGTCCATTAATTTGTCCCACAGAATCCAATTGAACACACACAGTACAGCTGTTTGATCATAATCtgccttttgtttttaatgtcaaGGACAGTTTTAAATCATTTGTCTCCTCCAACCTTTTAGAAAACTGCTTCTCTGACGTGACGTTGATCTTGTTCTTCATGCGGCCGACCTGTACAATGTTACCCAGATTCCCAGTCTTTCCGTTCACCTTGATCCTCTCTTTAAGGAAGGATTCCTATTGGACAGAGCATAGTGACGTTCTAGGGAAGAGAACCCTAGTAAATTTGGAGCTAGGGAAGTTCGCCCTAGTCCAGACACCTGGTCAGCCGCTTGATCACTCAATTCATTATGGAGAATATTAACCTGCTAAATAATATAACTGCAATACAAGTGTTGTCTAAAcaattaaaagattaaaaactaCAGGAGAGACTTACAAAGTTTGCAGAGTCTAGGATCCCATCCTCCACAGGATGGGTCAGGTCCAATGTGAACTTCCATGAAGCTCCCTTTTTGGACCTCTTACCAACTGCTGGCCTCTTCTGTTTGATCTGTGatggaaagcaaaaaaaaaagatatgtaTCAGCTGTACAACTCAACCTCTTCCTCCAAATCACTTTTAATAACAAATTCTTATTCCTCACCAACTTTATTTTTACCGCTAAAAACAACAGTAAAATATCAAATATAACCCACCTCCCACTTAACACACtgaataccggcggtgtttacggaattatgttgtagaatcccagcgttctaaaccattttttgacgtttttttgtacagtcacagcatattatgtgatagggccactgaaacatgttatggctcgtttgaaagctgagactttaaactctttgtgggtcaaaactgcgtgtctctaggtgccgccattagcgagttATCCTCGCTAATggcgtatttttaccatttgagAGCCAACGCATGGACAGtaaaaaacgtagttttacgtgacttgggagtcaatgtttTAAGAGTTTTAATAATCTTTTCAACTGCTGTTCTGCTGACCATTATGATTTACTTCTTAACGAGAATCTTAAGTGTCAACTGCCCGACTAAATATGAACATCTATTATCATTGGTGGCATGAAAAATCACCAAAACtgttcatacatttatacacatGTGAAATAACTGCGCAATTCATTAATACACAATTAATGCATTTATTATGAGTTCTGAACAGTTAAGTAATAACAtatttaaaatgaatatttgTAATTGTATTTATATTGGACTTCTTAAAGTGACTTGTGTGACTGTTTGCTTATGTAGTATTGCTTATaccattttgatttttttcattttatcctAATTATTCAGTATTACAGTGCTTTAATTGACACACGTTTTCAGATAAGCTTATAAATAAACTGTTGTGACTTGTAGATTTGTTGTGTTGGAATTCTTAttatgtctttttgtattgtaatGAATGGAACACGTGTACGCAGACTCGtatgagctaatgctaactgtgCTAGTTTCTAACCTCCCTCCATTATAACAATCCTAAAAGACAATAATTTATAGCGGAAATGATAATGCCTTAATTTTTTCCTGAACAAAACCCAAAATAACTTCAAGACGGTAAATTAAACTAACATGCACCAGCGTGAATTTAAGAGAGCTGACCGGACTTACCGGCGCCATGTTGAAAGGTcggaaaggaaaggaggaaaCGGAAATGACGTTGAGTGACGTAGGACGCACCCCATGGAAAGCTCTTACCAAATATGGTCAAAGCCGTATCAGCCGAAGTAAAAGTATGAGGAAATGTGTAAATTGGTCTATTTATCGACTGAAATCCAAACTCGTGAGTTTATACAACTTTAATATGAATGGTAAATGTctcttttatatttatttatatatatatttaatttccACCACGCTATAGCAGAGTTTGGCCTATAAACAAA includes:
- the rpl22l1 gene encoding ribosomal protein eL22-like, giving the protein MAPIKQKRPAVGKRSKKGASWKFTLDLTHPVEDGILDSANFESFLKERIKVNGKTGNLGNIVQVGRMKNKINVTSEKQFSKRYLKYLTKKYLKKNNLRDWLRVVASDKETYELRYFQISQDDEESEADE